The genomic DNA AATGGGTCACAAATTGCTGGCAAGACGGCCGCTTCTTTGGACAAGAGCGCTCAAGTGACAGTGGATGCTGTAACTTTGATTGATGAAATTGCGTTGGCTTCTCAGGAGCAGGCGACGGCTATTGTACAGATAAATCAGGGCATAGAACAGATTTCAACGGTCGTTCAAACTAATGCTGCTACCGCTGAGGAGAGCGCCGCTGCAAGCGAAGAGCTGTCCGGACAAGCGAATATTTTACAGGAGCTTATTTCTAAATTTATTCTTAGCGAAACTGATCACACTTTTAATTTGAAGAATGATAAAATTAGCCAAGACAATTCTTTTAACCATTACGATTCTTTTAACTTTGATAATGGCAGCAGTAAATATTGATGTATGCTTAAATTTTAGTCAACTATTTGTAGCACAATAAAAGCCGAAGATCTAAGCAAATACAGCTGCAGGTACCCGGTTTGGTATTTGCAGCTGTATTTATGAAAAGACGTGTTTAATTTCTGCTTCTTTAAGCTGCCTTGAAATTTCAATAAAAGTAGAAAAGGAGCGAAGATGATGAGAGAAGCTAGGCCGAAGCCAATCCTACACATTCTTCTGATCATGTTCTTTATATATTTCGCTATCATATTGATGGGAAGCGACTTTTGGGGGAATATATTGTCCCCCATTGTAGCTTTCTTGTCTTCGTTACTGATTTTTATCTCTGCAAAGCGCACAAAAAGTTCTAAGCTATATGACGTACTGCTGTTTTTTAGCACTTTAATTTGGGGTATCGCTGATTTAGCTTGGTTGATTTATGAGAATGTTCTCTTAATAGATCCCATAAGCATTAACTTTTTAAATGCCCTTTATGTGATACCAAACCTGATTTTTACCATTTTTTTAACACATTATATTTTCAAAACCTATTCAAATTGGAACCTATGGCAACTAGTTATTGATATTTTTACATTTTCTACAATGGGCTCAATTTTAATTTGGTCTTTTATTTTTTCAAAAACAAAGCTTGCATTTAATTGGGATTTTAATTATATCCTTACAATGTTTTATTTATTTTTAGACTTTTATTTAATCGTCGCTATTGGCCTAATTTGTTTTTCTAAAAGTTTTAAGCGGATTAAAAAGAGTTCGTTATTTGTGTTAGCAGGAATGTTTATATATGTTGTCACCGATTATTATTACGCCTATCTGGGTTTGATCAGATCTTATGATCCCAATACATTTATTGACGTTGTCTATATGCTTTGTAATGTGCTTTTTGCGGTGGGAATCGCTTACGAAGCGGTAAATCCATTTATTGGCAACAACTCACGGCTCAATCAACTTTCCGAAAACTTAAGAAAGCCCACTAAATTAGTGTTTCTGAATATCGCTGCTTTCTATTTTTTATATTTGACTAATATTTTCAGTTTGCAGGTATTCACAATTGCAAGCGTTATTTGCATTTTATATTGGGTTCTGACAACCAATTTACTGGCAAATATGCTGGATAAACTTATGTTAAAAACAGAAAAAGAAATGAATGAACATCTCGAAAAACTTATCACAAAAAGAACGATGGAGCTTAATCGCGTAAATCAACATTTGCAAGAGATATCAAATAGAGATGCTTTGACTGGATTATATAACCGAAGGTATCTTGTCAGCCATCTCGATTCATTGGTTTCTATAAAAACTCCTTTTGCATTACTGTATATAGACGTTAACCGATTCAAGTCAATTAATGATTCCTATGGCCACGAAATGGGTGATAAAGTTTTATGTACATTGTGTGGGCACCTTTTAGGTAATCATAGCCCTAATTGCACCGTATTTCGCATAGGCGGTGATGAGATTGCTATTACAATAGAAAATTATGCTGATAAAGCGAATGTTGCTCTAATTGCGGAAAAAATCTTAAAAACAATACAAGCTCCTATTAAAATAGAGTCTTTTGTATTTACATTAAACGCAAGCATTGGAATTGCACTATACCCACAGGATGCCGATGATAGAGATATTCTAATGCAGTATGCAGATATGGCTATGTATGAAGTGAAGTCTATGGTAAATAGAAACAATTATCTGTTTTTTAATGCAGAGCTTAGTGAAAAAAACAAAAGACATTATGAAATTGATCTTGCATTACGGAGTGCAAATTATGATAAAGAATTTGTTTTATATTTTCAGCCACAATTTAGCGTCAAAACAAATTCACTTATGGGAATGGAAGCCTTGATCAGATGGGTTCAACCACAAAAAGGATTTATTTCTCCTTCCGAATTCATTCCCGTGGCAGAAAAAAATGGAACGATCTTTGATATTGGGGAGTGGGTTATAAACAGAGCATTTGCTCAGATAAAAAAGTGGAATCAAACATATGACTTGAATTTAAAAATGGGCATCAATATCTCTCCCATCCAAATTGAGAATATTGGTTTTATTGATTGGTTTCGTGAAAAACTTCAAAATGAAGATATAAAACCAAATTGGATTGATCTAGAAATAACAGAAAGTATTGCAATAAAACCAGATGCTTTAACCGCGCAAATATTCGATTTATTGCATGAAATTGGTGTGTACACTTCAATTGATGATTTTGGCACAGGGTATTCGTCCCTTAGTTATATTAAAAGATTTAATATTGATCGACTCAAAATTGCAAAAGAGCTAATTGACAATATTGAAAATGATCAAAATTCATTACTTATCGTCCAAGCTATTGTTATGATGGCAAAAGGAATGCAAATAAAAACCATAGCAGAAGGGGTTGAGGATGTTAATCAGCTAAAATTCCTTAACCAATTGGGCTGCGATGAGATACAGGGGTATTTTTTCGGAGAGCCTGTCACCGGCGAAGCGTTTGAAGTGCAGTATATAAAAGAAAAAGAGTCAGAATGTCTTGTCTGAATATTATTTGCTACTGTACTAATTTGCACTGCCAAAAGTGTTATAGTAGCGAGAATCACCCAGAACCACTGAAGGGAAAATACCGTTTGGGGGTGTAGTTGGTTATAGTCTCAAAATATACGTAAAGCATTAGTAGCTTCAATCTGAACCGAAGCTGCTAATGCTTTTTATCATGTATTACCTTCGGCAGATTAGCGGTTATTTATTTTCATATATCTTTTGATTAAAGACAAGTCAAACAAATATAAGGAGAAATTAGGAATGATAGGGTTATTAAAGCCCGTACTTCTAAAGAAAAGCGAACATGTCGCACAACCTGATTCTAGTTAGCCATCAGTGCACAAAAAAGCCCAATCAGACTGAGCTTTTTCGATAAGCTATCATGTTATGCATAAAAATATTGCTGGGTGCCAAGCGATTCATTTACTCCTTAGCAAAATCGCTCTTCGGATGCCCACAAAGGGGGCACTTCCAATCATCAGGCAACTGCTCGAAAGGGATATCGCCATCATAGACATACCCACAAATCTGACAGACCCACTTTTCTTTCTTTACCTCAGGAAGTGATCCGGCATCCTTAAATGCATTGAAAGCTTCCCGAGCTTTGGCCTTCATGCTCTTTTGATAGTTGCCGTATATGATTGGCTCTCCTTCTCCCAACCAGGCATCGGTCACCTCACAGAAAAACGCCGTATGGGTTGACAGCTCGTTTGAATCCGTCACCTTGCAGCGCAGATAAGCGGAAGCATTTTCGAGAACTGGTAACTCATCTACAATTTTGTGGGGCACATGAGCCCATTTATCGGCATTTCGGCCCGATTGAAAGCCAAAATTCCCGATAACAAATGGGTTAACATCTGTCCCGAGGATGGAAATAGTAAACTCGCCGGTTTCCTTGATCGCAGCATTAGTCTGGTTTGCCTTAATACTGCAGAGAATAACAGTTGGAACGGGCGAACTTGTTGACTGTATCAATGCGTCCACAACGCAGCCTGCAAATTTGCCATTTAGTTTTGCTCCTACAACGTAAAGACCGGCAGAAATGTTATAAAGCGCTTTTGAATCCATGGAATCCTCCTCAAATAATCAATCGCAATTAACGTATAAAGTTTAAATGACTGCCTAAAAGCATAGTCAGCTTTGCTAATCATACTTCACATTCTCATAGCTATATTTTTAGCAGTATTCTCAGCATTTCTTGTATTATATTACCACGACTTTCCTCAACATGCAATTAACTCTGATTACGATTACGCCTAAATTCAAGGGTATAACCTAGGCTTATCCTTTTTATTATGGCCAATGCACAAAGGATGGCATGTTGCTAATTTACACATTCTCATATAATTTTCTATTTAAAAGCTGTACTTTCTGTTAAAAACAATTCCTTCTATATCATACCAGATTATCGGTCAAATGTCAGGAAACCGCTAGTTTAGGGGTAGTGGTAGCCACAAAAACAACGATCTTCTACTTAAAAAGCTGACCGTTACTGGCGTATTCATGATATGTATGGGTGTTAATAGCTGTATCCCATTAAGTGGGGTGATCCCTTGTCAATTGTTTACAGATCCAATTGGAAATGGATAGCGCAGCAAATAGGTTATAGCCGAAGGGTGGTGTGTAGCAGAGCCGCCACCAGATAGATACAAAAGGATATACCATATGTAACTCATTACAGCCTAACCAAGTGCCGACAGGCACCAGAATTGGTGCAAGGATGAGTGTGGTAACCATATCATCCACAGCAAATGCAAAAACATGCATAAGGTGAATAAAGAAGACATATTCCCTTGCTGTGACGTACTTGAGGACAAGCGCTGGGGTGTTGGGTTTCGGGTCAAAAGACCGCCG from Oscillospiraceae bacterium MB24-C1 includes the following:
- a CDS encoding bifunctional diguanylate cyclase/phosphodiesterase, with protein sequence MMREARPKPILHILLIMFFIYFAIILMGSDFWGNILSPIVAFLSSLLIFISAKRTKSSKLYDVLLFFSTLIWGIADLAWLIYENVLLIDPISINFLNALYVIPNLIFTIFLTHYIFKTYSNWNLWQLVIDIFTFSTMGSILIWSFIFSKTKLAFNWDFNYILTMFYLFLDFYLIVAIGLICFSKSFKRIKKSSLFVLAGMFIYVVTDYYYAYLGLIRSYDPNTFIDVVYMLCNVLFAVGIAYEAVNPFIGNNSRLNQLSENLRKPTKLVFLNIAAFYFLYLTNIFSLQVFTIASVICILYWVLTTNLLANMLDKLMLKTEKEMNEHLEKLITKRTMELNRVNQHLQEISNRDALTGLYNRRYLVSHLDSLVSIKTPFALLYIDVNRFKSINDSYGHEMGDKVLCTLCGHLLGNHSPNCTVFRIGGDEIAITIENYADKANVALIAEKILKTIQAPIKIESFVFTLNASIGIALYPQDADDRDILMQYADMAMYEVKSMVNRNNYLFFNAELSEKNKRHYEIDLALRSANYDKEFVLYFQPQFSVKTNSLMGMEALIRWVQPQKGFISPSEFIPVAEKNGTIFDIGEWVINRAFAQIKKWNQTYDLNLKMGINISPIQIENIGFIDWFREKLQNEDIKPNWIDLEITESIAIKPDALTAQIFDLLHEIGVYTSIDDFGTGYSSLSYIKRFNIDRLKIAKELIDNIENDQNSLLIVQAIVMMAKGMQIKTIAEGVEDVNQLKFLNQLGCDEIQGYFFGEPVTGEAFEVQYIKEKESECLV
- a CDS encoding flavin reductase translates to MDSKALYNISAGLYVVGAKLNGKFAGCVVDALIQSTSSPVPTVILCSIKANQTNAAIKETGEFTISILGTDVNPFVIGNFGFQSGRNADKWAHVPHKIVDELPVLENASAYLRCKVTDSNELSTHTAFFCEVTDAWLGEGEPIIYGNYQKSMKAKAREAFNAFKDAGSLPEVKKEKWVCQICGYVYDGDIPFEQLPDDWKCPLCGHPKSDFAKE